The sequence TTAAAAGTgcttttttaagtaaaagttgTGTTAATATTGTGTTTGGATGAATAGATAAAAAacactttttaaattaataaatatgtttGGATACATATCATTAAAGTGCTTTTTTAActcattaatttatatatatattttataacggATTTCTAAACAAGTGTgatgtataaatataaataattaaatccataccaaaacaataaaatattgaaatcttaAAAACCATAAAAACAATTGTTAATAACAATGGTTAATGTTTACATTctactttaatttatttaaataaaaactaatagTTCAATGTCGACTTTTTATTGGCAGTGAATTTCTTATGTCATCtctcaattctttcatttccgtAATATTTTCTTGTGTTGGCTCTTGCCATCTCGTACCTCTGTCAtggacataaacattttcaccaTCTTGCTcgatttcttgtaaatcatcaATATTTTCGAGTTGTTCAAGAATATCTCCAGCCGCATCGTATCGCCTTATGAAATTGTGTAAAGCAAAACATGCcactataattttaaattgagTATCTAGACAAAATGTGGGCATATTTTGTAATACCTTCCATCGTGCTTTGCACACTCCAAATGTTCTTTCAATAACCGTCCTTAAACTGGAATGATGATAATTAAATACTTCATTTTTTGATCTGAACTTTGGAGCCAATCGAAATTGAGGTAAATGATATCTAGTATCTTTATACGGTCCCATAAAGCCTTTGAAAGTAGGATAACCTGCATCAACTAAATAATATTTACCTGCAAAAAATAAGAGTTAAAGTGTAAATATTTAtctaacaattatttaaaaaaacatataagatatattaatatcaaaccTTCAGGTGGGAGTGGAAAATGCAATCTCTCTCTGCGCATAGcctctttaaaaattttagaatcATGAGCAGAACCTTCCCAACCAGCCCATACAAAAGTAAAGCACATGTCGAAGTCGCATACAGCCATAACATTTGTTGAAGTATACCCTTTTCTTCCAATGAAATCTATTTGCTTGCTAGGCGGAACACGAATGCATATATGTGTGCCATCAATAGCCCCTATACAATCTTTAAAATAAGGCCAATATCTTTTGTCATTCTTAATATATTCAGGGACATCTGTAAAATTAAGATCGATAggtttgatgatatctctcgaCAACTTCCATATGGACTCTAAAACGCTGTGAAACTGTCTTGAAACAGTTTCCCCCGAGTGTTGAAAACGCTCTTGAACATTTCTAACTGAAGCAGGTTGACCCATCATGTACAAAAATAATCCCACCTTTTCATAGATATCAACTCCTTTTGTTGGCTGTAAGCTATATTTTTGGAGTAGATCGTCACATAGTTTATAAAAAACATGTTTCCTCATTCTAAACATTTCAAAGCATCGTGTCTCATTACCATTCAATATCTCTGCCACCCATTGAGACCCTGATAACCACGATGTCCTACATTTTTCTTTAACAATATATTTCAAAACATAATTCGTAACACCACACAAGGATAACAAAACCATTCTTTTCTTAGAGACATGTGTATTTGTAATAGAATCAACGGAAATGTCGGAATCACTTGATGCATCAGAGTTATCTGATATAGTGGAGCCTGAACTCGCAGACATCCTGtgaaaatatatgaataaagataaatatataaaaaaaacaataaacattGAAAGTTTTAGATTAttgcattaaaaatttaaacatactACTTAGTAAAGTTGACTCATCaatcaataaaagaaaaaaacaagtgCATTATTCAAGTATTTTTCCTAAAAACATAACTCATGTTAATAACGCTTCAAATCATCTTTAGTGAATGTCTTTGCCCAACCAAGCTGCAGTTCCGAGTCCTTCAATCCGATAAATGTTTGCCTATTATGCTTTTTACCCAAAACTCTAGTAACTATGAAGAATTGCTCACTGCCAACCACCATACCAGGCAAACTACGAAGAACCTCCAGACAATTTTCAATGCTACATGGATCATCTTTTGGTGTTTCGTGTATAGACTTTTGAGTCTCAAATTCTTGAAGGACACGATCAAGTTGATCGGCTAACCTAGTGGCAATGGGACCTCTTTTTTCCCCACTCTCCCTTCTTTTTCTCTTCCTTTGCTGCATAGAGCTGTCAGCTCCCATTGTTGAGTTTTCCATAAATTCTTGGCTTTCAACATTAATATAAACATCACTTTGAAACTCTCCATCTAACTGAACATCCCAATCATTTGTATCATCGTTGAAATTATTATGAATTGGTTGATCCTCTGATGGTGCTATTGCAGCATAGCCAGTTGCTATGGAACCTTTAAATATCTTTTCCAATAAATCTAAATTCTTGGGTCCCCTCAATCTAAACTTTGCATACTCGGGATTTTCCTGTAATTTGCAacgtaacaaaaaataaataaaaataattaattaaaaatttaaaatgtagtATATAAATTATGTACCTTAATCTTATCCTCCCACCAATTATTATCAGCTTGCACGGTCATCTTGTTATGATCCCAACCAAGGCCAGTCTCATTATTTCCAATAAGTTGTGCCcacaatacaaaatattttctcatagaatcccatttatttttgaattgttTTTGATTCAAAGAAAGTCCCGTTCTCTCATGAAATTTTGAAACTAAATTTGTGTACCCCGTTTTGTTTAAATGTTTGGTAGGCTTATTGCCGGATTCaatttcttcctcacaaatttttaaaaatatttcggtATTCTGATCAGTCCAATCCGCCTTATTATTCCCATCAGCAACAAATCCAGGTTCAACAGTCTCAATCGTATATCTAGGTAATTGACTTGGATTTGATAATCCTCGTTTAGGAGCTAACTTCGAATACATTctatattcaaaaaataaaacataaaaaaaaatagattatcTAATTCACAATATCATAAATGAAAAAGTAATACAAACAAggattaaataatattacagTAATATTATGGTATataacatattttaattaatataatataatatacgtAATACACAAGAATTGATGAATATTATATACGTAGTTGCAAAAAAATGGAATAAGCAAATACTTTCCCCTTCCTGACTTCCTGGATTTATCGGATCATTGACCGAATTGTAACATAATTATCTAATTCACAATACGTAATACAGACGTAAATGAATAGGGAGTGTAGATTCTGCAGCAAAAAGAAAGCAGAAAAAAATGAACGAACAAAAACCTcgacggaaaaaaaaaattgtaccttGTAGAAGAATGGAGAAAAGATTGAGAGGAGGCTACTGGTGGATGTTTTTTAGGTTATTAAAAAAACTAGTGAAAAAAGCTCTAAAATAGAGCTTTTAAAAAAGCTCTAATTTCAACTTAAATAAGTGCTTTTTTAAGCACTAGAAGCCCACCCAAacaagttaaaaattaaaaaaacactttttttttaaaaaaagcactTTTTTAATTGTAGTTTCTTATACCAAACGGGCTCTATGTTGACACGTGTTAaaatccaattaattatttaattcttgacaaTCACAGTGAAAtccctaatttatttattaaacgattccTCGAGTTAATAAACCTATTTAAAtaacagtccaattatttctagttgaatttaattagatcGAAATGCATTAAATCTTCGTGGAATTTCATCCCTAACCTAAAACCGCACACTGAAACCGAATATTATTTCTAGTCagtttaaccatgtgttgatgACGTCTTTGTTGCTATATTTAACCAATCATTTTCTGACTGTTCTTCTCTCCTCCTTCCCCCTTCTGCGTtggtttttttctctttttttgcgCCTTCCTCTCTTGCTGCTCACGTACGCTGCCTTCTATATTTCTTCATGGGCTTAATCCTCCAATTCCTTGAAGCTcatgtcaatttcaaaaattgttgataAGATTTGTAGAGATTTTATTTATCAagatctgcacagatttttttccaaaacttcaatattctcacgataataaaatataaaaatattttatttcctttcttttggtattttgtttcctttgaaattttgtaaaatcatcTTATCTCATAAATTAGGCTTTTTTCctcttttattaaaatttacaaatatcataaaaataattcagaTAAGTACATAATTAgggataataattataaataagcacaaatattataaaataaaataccaaaaatttctataaaattGGGGCTTATCACCTGGCGAAGCAAAAAACAATATGTAGTGGCACACAGTAGTGCATTAGCAGAATTTAGAGCTTTAGCTCATGGAATCTGTAAAGGAATGTGGATTGAAAGACTACTCAGTAGACTACTACTGTAAGGCTATCAGTAGATGAAATTAATGTGCGATAACCAAGCGACAATCAGTATCGCCAAAAATCCAGTTAATCATGATCGAACCAACCATGTTGAGGTAGACCGAAAGCAAGAAGATTGGAAGAAAGATTGTGCACCTTAGCTACATTCCTATGCTATTGCAATTGGCAGACATCTTAATAAAGGCACTTTTTTGAGctaattttgaacaatttttttccCAGCTGAGCATGATAAACATATATTGTCCAGCTTGAGGGTTTAAATATCGGAGAAGTATTCTAATTCTTAGATAGGGATTTATCTttcttttgaatttaaaataagattgtATTTAGATTAAGTGATACGACAGGGCTTTTATAAATCAGTATGAAACTTTTCATTTTAGATTTAATTGAATGAGAAGAATATTCTTCCAATGTTTCTTTATCTCAGTAAACGACACCAAGATTGAAGCTTGTAAAAATATGCTTTAATTtatcaatgaaataaaattatgtaagTTTTTAAATTTCTGTTGATTGTCTATTAAATTCTGTTCCATTATAATGTTATGGAATTCTATCTTCTCCGGTTCAGGTTTGTTGGCCATTGTCGCTGGTGATCTCAAGAAAAGCTTTAACAAAATATCAGCTCATATTTCGCTTTCTCTTTCACTGCAAACATGTGAATCGACAGCTTTGTGGGTCATGGCAACTACATCAAGTATGAGGCTTGAATACCATGTGACTGTCTCATTAATCACTTACTCCCTTCAAGTAACTTATCTGAGATGTGTATTGTAGGGTCTTCGCAGACTTGACATGCAAGGGATAgcaatttctgtctcatctttGTTGTGCCGTAATATGCTTAAATTTATCAATAGCCTTCTACATTATTTGACATCCGAGGCACATCACTCAACCCTctgttttttcttaaaaaaaaaaaaattttaacatgctGGCAGCTCACACGACTCCTGCTAGAAATTCTAAGcattttatcttctttttttctttcaggTTCTTGAGCCAAATTGGCATGTGATGCATAATAAGCTTCAAACTGTGAAGAGTATTGATGAGGTAGGTGGATATTCTTGATTATCAGACCCTTATATTTTAACTTTGTAATTTCTTTAGCCCTGTGGAATTTTTTGAACTAGTTCTGATGCATTTCTATCTCTTCAAATTCTATGATCCAGGTTATAGAGTACCATGATTTTTTTCTGGATAAGTGTTTGCGAGAATGCTTGCTCCTTTCTCCTATTCTTCTCCAGGTATGCTACCTATTTAATTATTGGTATATATTGCCTTTATGAATTACTTATTACAATTATCGGATACAGCCCTGTTTTTCTGTATCAGGAAAATCACACAGCTTTCTGCTCTACATATTGTGTGCAGATTGCTGAACAGTATCTTTCTTGTTTgacaaatgatttttaaatggtagCCTTTTGAGGAACATGTTTTCTGGAAGCCATTCACCATTGAGTAAAACATGTTTAAAAAACAAAGCCGATCTCTAGAAATCTTATCTATGTATTTTTTTGTTGGTGCCAAGTAATTAACTTCCATTAGTAAAGTAGCAACGCATgctatatatttaaataatatttattttgtgttttagTATATGTGTAATTTTTTTCTAGCTTGTGAATAGCATTCCTTGATCTAATATTACAATTTGATTTGATGAGGATGCTACTCTAAATCTCCTTCTCTCAATGACTGACTGCCTTCATTGCAGAAGCTggagaaaatgaaaatgatgtGCCTTCAGTATGCAGCAGCAGCTCCACGATTGATTACTTATTCAGTTGACACTCCCAAAACAGATGCGCTTGATATAGAAAAATACGAGAAATTGAAGCTAAGGACTCAATCTCAGGCGCAGAAAGTGGTGTCTGATAATGCAACAATCATTGAATCTATTCTGTATGTTGTCGGACAATTTTCCCTGAACCGCTATGTCTCTTTACGTGCATGTTATGTGACATTGTTGTTCGATGCATGATCTGCAGGAAGTTTGAAAAGGAATTCTCAGCTGAGCTTCAGAGCTTAGGACCAATATTGAGCAGCAGCTCTAGTGCAGAGCCGTATTTAACCCATCTTGCGCAGTGGCTTCTTGGTGTTGGTAGAGATTGAGAATTTATTTTGTAGTATAACTTGGGAGTAACCAAATTAGATCGCGTACATTATGTTTTCCATGTTCTCCTAAATTTaagttatctttttttttttcctttaaatgCAATACTCTGTACTGCCGAGCCTTCCAGCTTTGTAACATCTTATGTTTTGCCCTTGTAGGCTCTGTTAACATGGTAACTGAAAGGTGATtgtttagcataaaaatattgtttaatagAGGGATTATGTGTTTCAAAAGTGTTGTGTTGTGTTCTGTGCCGTAACACCTAGCATAACATGGAACATAATAATCCAACACACAAAACTTTACGTAAATATACCAGGACACAAAGAATTATGCACGAGtgatatttgtgaggtgttttcgGACAAAAGATTCGTTAAAAATACTTTCAGTTACACAAAAACAATATTAGTGAATAACGAAATATTTTCCAACACAACAAGAGATTAAAGTATATCCAAAACATCTATCATAAAATAATCAAACTAGTCATTGAGAAGTTGAAATTTTGTTCGAAGCAATTCTCAACCAACATTACAATGAATTTTAGTGGTTGAGCTATTTTAACACTCCAACGACAATACAACAAAAATACTTGTCGTCGAAAATCTTCTACTGGAGCCTCTATTCTTCAATATATCTTATTTAACTAGAGATTATTCTTTGAATAGATGCCTACAAAACATGAAAACTAGAATTTCATTaggaaattaacatttttaaatgaaaagatCATATTTAGAGATGATATAAATCTTATCATAATAACATTAGTCTAGAAAATCAAAActcatgtaaaaaaaatataatttaagagacatattttcttttcaatctCCCTCTTTTTGCCTATATAGACAAAACACGTAAAAATGTTAATCCACACAATTTCCCCTGAGTTAGACTCCccaaatatgttaaaatgttgttAGAGGTGTTGCAACATGAGTTGAGAACATCCATCATTCATTAAATGACAAACATTAAGAAACAACATATCATAGAGATAAACTGAATAAACAGAAACAAAGAAGTAAACTAAAAGAACTAAAATGCATCACTATCAAAGATCTCTTTTGTCTCTTCATGACCAGAGCATGAAGGTCCAGTTTTTGCACCTTCTTCACCCGACATTTTTGCTCCCACTGCAACATCTTCTCCCCTTTTTGACCAGAATGGACAGTCACATCTAGCAGTAGAAAGTACTCTGCACCTGAGCTTCATAATGGGCAATTATTTCCTTGGCCTGGAGGATCTGCTTAAGGACAAAGTTTATCTGTAATTGTAGAAAAGATGGAGATCTTTTCTCTTTATAGCAAACCGGTGCTATCTTCAACAGCTCACTGGCATCCGAAAATTCCTTAGTGATGTCACAAATAAAGCCTTGAGATTCAAGGAGTCCACAGATCAGAGACATGAAGCACAATTTGGTGGATTTTTGTGGGATCCTCAActcttaatcgttattacaatgcaatttgattatagttaattaattatagcgtaaaacgagtaaaaatttctttacaatgagcccaaaatgtGCCAACTATGATTATAATACTAAAAGTAGTATTTAATAAAGTCTCAACATAAGATAAGCCCacacatgctgaaatcaactacatacaaacaactcatattCCCGGGACATGCCCCAGTAtgtagatacatatatatacaatggGATAGACTACACAACCTCAATTCATATGTGAGTCCCTTTAGAAGTACTCTCTCTTGTCTCCTGATAACCTTGAGTAGCTGAGCCATTGTCtacacacaaagacaacaacaactCCCCTTGGAGGTGAGCAAATTCTCTGTATGAAACAGCCATAATAAATACAACATGTATTtacacaatgatatatgatgataTATGATCTACAATGCATGCATGTTGTGGG comes from Primulina huaijiensis isolate GDHJ02 chromosome 2, ASM1229523v2, whole genome shotgun sequence and encodes:
- the LOC140965959 gene encoding L10-interacting MYB domain-containing protein isoform X4, whose product is MYSKLAPKRGLSNPSQLPRYTIETVEPGFVADGNNKADWTDQNTEIFLKICEEEIESGNKPTKHLNKTGYTNLVSKFHERTGLSLNQKQFKNKWDSMRKYFVLWAQLIGNNETGLGWDHNKMTVQADNNWWEDKIKENPEYAKFRLRGPKNLDLLEKIFKGSIATGYAAIAPSEDQPIHNNFNDDTNDWDVQLDGEFQSDVYINVESQEFMENSTMGADSSMQQRKRKRRESGEKRGPIATRLADQLDRVLQEFETQKSIHETPKDDPCSIENCLEVLRSLPGMVVGSEQFFIVTRVLGKKHNRQTFIGLKDSELQLGWAKTFTKDDLKRY
- the LOC140965959 gene encoding protein ALP1-like isoform X3; the protein is MFIVFFIYLSLFIYFHRMSASSGSTISDNSDASSDSDISVDSITNTHVSKKRMVLLSLCGVTNYVLKYIVKEKCRTSWLSGSQWVAEILNGNETRCFEMFRMRKHVFYKLCDDLLQKYSLQPTKGVDIYEKVGLFLYMMGQPASVRNVQERFQHSGETVSRQFHSVLESIWKLSRDIIKPIDLNFTDVPEYIKNDKRYWPYFKDCIGAIDGTHICIRVPPSKQIDFIGRKGYTSTNVMAVCDFDMCFTFVWAGWEGSAHDSKIFKEAMRRERLHFPLPPEGKYYLVDAGYPTFKGFMGPYKDTRYHLPQFRLAPKFRSKNEVFNYHHSSLRTVIERTFGVCKARWKAIRCGWRYS
- the LOC140965959 gene encoding protein ALP1-like isoform X1, which translates into the protein MFIVFFIYLSLFIYFHRMSASSGSTISDNSDASSDSDISVDSITNTHVSKKRMVLLSLCGVTNYVLKYIVKEKCRTSWLSGSQWVAEILNGNETRCFEMFRMRKHVFYKLCDDLLQKYSLQPTKGVDIYEKVGLFLYMMGQPASVRNVQERFQHSGETVSRQFHSVLESIWKLSRDIIKPIDLNFTDVPEYIKNDKRYWPYFKDCIGAIDGTHICIRVPPSKQIDFIGRKGYTSTNVMAVCDFDMCFTFVWAGWEGSAHDSKIFKEAMRRERLHFPLPPEGKYYLVDAGYPTFKGFMGPYKDTRYHLPQFRLAPKFRSKNEVFNYHHSSLRTVIERTFGVCKARWKVLQNMPTFCLDTQFKIIVACFALHNFIRRYDAAGDILEQLENIDDLQEIEQDGENVYVHDRGTRWQEPTQENITEMKELRDDIRNSLPIKSRH
- the LOC140965959 gene encoding protein ALP1-like isoform X2; translated protein: MFIVFFIYLSLFIYFHRMSASSGSTISDNSDASSDSDISVDSITNTHVSKKRMVLLSLCGVTNYVLKYIVKEKCRTSWLSGSQWVAEILNGNETRCFEMFRMRKHVFYKLCDDLLQKYSLQPTKGVDIYEKVGLFLYMMGQPASVRNVQERFQHSGETVSRQFHSVLESIWKLSRDIIKPIDLNFTDVPEYIKNDKRYWPYFKDCIGAIDGTHICIRVPPSKQIDFIGRKGYTSTNVMAVCDFDMCFTFVWAGWEGSAHDSKIFKEAMRRERLHFPLPPEGKYYLVDAGYPTFKGFMGPYKDTRYHLPQFRLAPKFRSKNEVFNYHHSSLRTVIERTFGVCKARWKRYEMARANTRKYYGNERIER